From Pongo pygmaeus isolate AG05252 chromosome 1, NHGRI_mPonPyg2-v2.0_pri, whole genome shotgun sequence, one genomic window encodes:
- the LOC129016187 gene encoding late cornified envelope protein 2D-like, giving the protein MSCQQNQQQCQPPPKCPPKCTPKCPPKCTPKCPPQCPAPCSPAVSSCCGTSSGGCCGPSSGGCCSSGAGGCCLSHHRPHLFHRRRHQSHDCCESEPSGGSGCCHSSGGCC; this is encoded by the coding sequence ATGTCTTGCCAGCaaaaccagcagcagtgccagCCCCCTCCCAAGTGTCCTCCCAAGTGTACCCCAAAATGTCCACCTAAGTGTACCCCTAAATGCCCACCCCAGTGCCCAGCTCCATGTTCCCCTGCAGTCTCTTCTTGCTGTGGTACCAGCTCTGGGGgctgctgtggtcccagctccggGGGCTGCTGCAGCTCTGGGGCTGGTGGCTGCTGCCTGAGCCACCACAGGCCCCATCTCTTCCATCGGCGCCGGCACCAGAGCCATGATTGCTGTGAGAGTGAACCTTCCGGGGGCTCTGGCTGCTGCCACAGCTCTGGGGGCTGCTGCTGA
- the LOC129016189 gene encoding late cornified envelope protein 2B produces MSCQQNQQQCQPPPKCPPKCTPKCPPKCLPKCPPQCPAPCSPAVSSCCGPISGGCCGPSSGGCCSSGAGGCCLSHHRPRLFHRRRHQSPDCCESEPSGGSGCCHSSGGCC; encoded by the coding sequence ATGTCTTGCCAGCaaaaccagcagcagtgccagCCCCCTCCCAAGTGTCCTCCCAAGTGTACCCCAAAATGTCCACCTAAGTGTCTCCCCAAATGTCCACCCCAGTGCCCAGCTCCATGTTCCCCTGCAGTCTCTTCTTGCTGTGGTCCCATCTCTGGGGgctgctgtggtcccagctccggGGGCTGCTGCAGCTCTGGGGCTGGTGGCTGTTGCCTGAGCCACCACAGGCCCCGTCTCTTCCACCGGCGCCGGCACCAGAGCCCCGATTGCTGTGAGAGTGAACCTTCCGGGGGCTCTGGCTGCTGCCACAGCTCTGGGGGCTGCTGCTGA